The Streptomyces avermitilis MA-4680 = NBRC 14893 genome contains a region encoding:
- a CDS encoding ABC transporter ATP-binding protein, with the protein MNTSEHEREHDHVIEVTDLRRVYGGDFEAVRGITFSVERGELFALLGTNGAGKTSTVELLEGLAAPSGGRVRVLGHDPYEERAAVRPRTGVMLQEGGFPSELTVAETVRMWAGCTSGARPVGEALSLVGLERRPDVRVKQLSGGERRRLDLALALLGRPEVLFLDEPTTGLDAEGRQETWELVRELRDGGTTVLLTTHYLEEAEGLADRLAILHEGRIATAGTPAEVTAAQPSRISFDLPDGYFLGDLPPLADLGVSTHETTGRTVRLRTHELQRTATALLLWAQRAQVELRGLDVRSASLEEAFLRIAREAAGDRPGRPGRTDVSGTTASGKEAVA; encoded by the coding sequence ATGAACACGAGCGAGCACGAGCGTGAGCACGATCATGTGATTGAGGTCACTGATCTGCGGCGCGTGTACGGGGGAGATTTCGAGGCGGTCCGCGGGATCACGTTCTCGGTGGAGCGCGGGGAGCTGTTCGCCCTGCTGGGGACGAACGGCGCGGGCAAGACGTCCACGGTCGAGCTGCTGGAGGGCCTCGCGGCCCCGTCCGGCGGTCGCGTGCGCGTCCTCGGCCACGATCCGTACGAGGAGCGGGCGGCCGTCCGGCCCAGGACCGGCGTGATGCTGCAGGAGGGCGGCTTCCCGTCCGAGCTGACGGTCGCGGAGACCGTGCGGATGTGGGCGGGTTGTACGAGCGGCGCCCGGCCGGTGGGCGAGGCGCTGTCACTGGTCGGCCTGGAGCGCCGGCCCGACGTACGCGTGAAGCAGTTGTCGGGGGGCGAAAGGCGGCGCCTGGACCTCGCGCTCGCGCTCCTCGGCCGCCCCGAGGTCCTCTTCCTCGACGAGCCGACGACCGGCCTGGACGCCGAAGGCCGCCAGGAGACCTGGGAGTTGGTCCGCGAGCTGCGCGACGGTGGTACGACGGTACTGCTGACCACGCACTATCTGGAGGAGGCGGAAGGCCTCGCCGACCGGCTCGCGATACTCCACGAGGGGCGCATCGCGACCGCCGGTACGCCGGCCGAGGTGACCGCGGCCCAGCCGTCCCGTATCTCCTTCGACCTGCCCGACGGCTACTTCCTGGGGGACCTGCCCCCGCTCGCGGACCTCGGCGTGAGCACCCACGAGACGACGGGCCGCACGGTCCGGCTCCGCACGCACGAACTCCAGCGCACGGCCACCGCTCTGCTGCTGTGGGCACAGCGCGCCCAGGTCGAGCTGCGGGGGCTCGACGTGCGATCGGCGTCGCTGGAGGAGGCGTTCCTGCGGATAGCCCGGGAGGCAGCCGGAGACCGTCCGGGCCGGCCGGGACGCACGGACGTGTCAGGGACCACCGCGAGCGGCAAGGAGGCCGTGGCATGA
- a CDS encoding sensor histidine kinase — MSTPRAWWRGKTTPAKVETYTRWSFHFFGLIEISAIGLVAFGSVPEPFSVLVLVAVCAHAALCMATASQALDWTRGRREQPIRMLGALGAATALIGIGALLLASHGPGGTDAAGAAGTVFVAVLGFGAGTMALGIRNRRRMLSMVAGFAVGAGSVSFPLGLSGPVALATAIAVLVTTGFLAFSSAFSVWLLDAVYTLDEARETRARLAVAEERLRFGRDLHDVMGRNLAVIALKSELAVQLARRERPEAVEQMIEVQRIARESQREVREVVRGYREADLGTELAGAQGVLTAAGIDCEVSGSAAGLPAPVQSALGWVVREATTNVLRHGNAARCVVTLRTVEGHVVLTVENDGVPDSAPGGGSGLAGLRERLSVVDGTLRAAPSGEGLFRLTARIPLPAPPAPPLSTPVLPSVSEVTP; from the coding sequence ATGAGCACACCCAGGGCCTGGTGGCGGGGGAAGACCACTCCGGCGAAGGTCGAGACGTATACGCGGTGGTCGTTCCACTTCTTCGGACTGATCGAGATCTCCGCGATCGGGCTCGTGGCCTTCGGCAGCGTGCCGGAGCCGTTCTCGGTGCTGGTGCTCGTTGCTGTGTGCGCGCACGCCGCCCTGTGCATGGCGACGGCTTCCCAGGCGCTCGACTGGACGCGCGGCCGCCGGGAACAGCCGATACGCATGCTCGGCGCGCTGGGCGCGGCCACCGCGCTGATCGGCATCGGCGCGCTCCTCCTCGCGTCACACGGTCCCGGCGGCACGGACGCGGCGGGCGCGGCGGGCACGGTCTTTGTGGCGGTGCTGGGGTTCGGCGCCGGCACCATGGCGCTCGGCATCCGTAACAGGCGGCGCATGCTGTCGATGGTGGCGGGCTTCGCGGTGGGTGCCGGGAGTGTGTCGTTCCCCCTGGGCCTGTCCGGGCCGGTGGCGCTGGCCACGGCCATCGCGGTACTGGTGACCACCGGGTTCCTCGCCTTCAGCTCGGCGTTCTCCGTCTGGCTGCTCGACGCCGTCTACACACTGGACGAGGCCCGCGAGACCCGGGCCCGGCTCGCCGTCGCCGAGGAACGGCTGCGGTTCGGGCGTGATCTGCACGACGTGATGGGGCGCAACCTCGCGGTGATCGCCCTCAAGAGCGAACTCGCGGTCCAACTCGCCCGGCGCGAGCGGCCCGAGGCGGTGGAGCAGATGATCGAGGTGCAGCGGATAGCGCGCGAGTCACAACGGGAGGTGCGCGAGGTGGTGCGCGGTTACCGCGAGGCCGATCTCGGCACGGAACTCGCCGGCGCGCAAGGCGTGTTGACGGCCGCGGGCATCGACTGCGAGGTCAGCGGATCAGCGGCCGGGCTGCCCGCGCCGGTCCAGTCGGCGCTCGGCTGGGTGGTGCGCGAGGCGACCACCAACGTGCTGCGGCACGGGAACGCCGCACGCTGTGTGGTGACCCTGCGGACGGTGGAGGGCCATGTCGTGCTCACCGTGGAGAACGACGGGGTACCCGACTCCGCGCCGGGCGGCGGATCCGGGCTGGCGGGTCTGCGGGAGCGGCTGTCCGTGGTCGACGGCACGCTGCGGGCCGCGCCCTCCGGGGAGGGGCTGTTCCGGCTGACCGCGCGGATTCCGCTTCCGGCACCGCCCGCGCCCCCACTGTCCACGCCTGTCCTGCCCTCGGTGAGTGAGGTCACTCCATGA
- the purL gene encoding phosphoribosylformylglycinamidine synthase subunit PurL: protein MSRTPLDTVEHAAATPDVELPWAELGLKKDEYERVVEILGRRPTGAELAMYSVMWSEHCSYKSSKVHLRQFGEKAPQSDALLVGIGENAGVVDVGQGYAVTFKVESHNHPSYVEPYQGAATGVGGIVRDIIAMGARPVAVVDPLRFGAADHPDTKRVLPGVVAGIGGYGNCLGLPNIGGEVVFDACYQGNPLVNAGAIGVMRHEDIHLAKASGAGNKVILYGARTGGDGIGGASILASETFDDAKPSKRPAVQVGDPFQEKLLIECTLEAFAEKLVVGIQDLGAAGLSCATSELASNGSGGMRVTLDDVPLRDSTLSPEEILMSESQERMCAVVEPEKVDRFLAICEKWDVIATVIGEVTDGDRLEIYWHGGKIVDVDPRTVAHDGPVYERPYARPEWQDALQADDANKLPRPSSSEELRDQVLKLVASPNQASKSWITSQYDHFVQGNTVLAQPEDSGMIRIDAESGLGVAIATDGNGRYAKLDPYAGAQLALSEAYRNVATTGAKPLAVSDCLNFGSPEDPAVMWQFAEAIRGLADACQQLGTPVTGGNVSLYNQTGEVAIHPTPVVAVLGVIDDVARRTPVAFQEEGQLLYLLGDTREEFGGSAWSQVVHDHLGGLPPQVDLERERLLGEILISASRDGMIDAAHDLSDGGLIQAVVESALLGGKGARLVVPDGLDAFTFLFSESAGRAVVAVPRSEELRFNDMCGARGLPVTRIGVVDGDSVEVQGEFTLPLAELRKAHEETIPALLA, encoded by the coding sequence ATGAGCCGCACGCCTCTGGACACGGTCGAGCACGCGGCCGCGACCCCCGACGTCGAGCTGCCCTGGGCCGAACTCGGCCTGAAGAAGGACGAGTACGAGCGGGTCGTGGAGATCCTCGGCCGCCGGCCCACCGGTGCCGAGCTCGCCATGTACTCGGTCATGTGGTCCGAGCACTGTTCGTACAAGTCGTCCAAGGTCCACCTGCGCCAGTTCGGCGAGAAGGCCCCGCAGAGCGACGCCCTCCTCGTCGGTATCGGTGAGAACGCGGGCGTGGTGGACGTCGGCCAGGGGTACGCGGTCACCTTCAAGGTCGAGTCGCACAACCACCCCTCGTACGTCGAGCCCTACCAGGGTGCGGCCACCGGCGTCGGCGGCATCGTGCGCGACATCATCGCGATGGGCGCCCGGCCGGTCGCCGTGGTGGACCCGCTGCGCTTCGGTGCGGCCGACCACCCCGACACCAAGCGCGTGCTGCCCGGTGTCGTCGCGGGCATCGGCGGCTACGGCAACTGCCTCGGCCTGCCCAACATCGGCGGCGAGGTCGTCTTCGACGCCTGCTACCAGGGCAACCCGCTCGTCAACGCCGGTGCCATCGGCGTCATGCGGCACGAGGACATCCACCTCGCCAAGGCGTCCGGTGCCGGCAACAAGGTCATCCTGTACGGGGCCCGTACGGGCGGCGACGGCATCGGCGGCGCCTCCATCCTGGCCTCCGAGACCTTCGACGACGCCAAGCCGTCGAAGCGCCCCGCGGTCCAGGTCGGCGACCCCTTCCAGGAGAAGCTGCTCATCGAGTGCACCCTGGAGGCCTTCGCCGAGAAGCTCGTCGTCGGCATCCAGGACCTGGGCGCGGCCGGTCTGTCGTGCGCGACGAGCGAGCTGGCGTCCAACGGCTCCGGTGGCATGCGCGTGACGCTGGACGACGTACCGCTGCGCGACTCCACCCTCTCGCCCGAGGAAATCCTCATGAGCGAGTCGCAGGAACGCATGTGCGCGGTCGTCGAGCCGGAGAAGGTCGACCGCTTCCTCGCGATCTGCGAGAAGTGGGACGTCATCGCCACCGTCATCGGTGAGGTGACGGACGGCGACCGCCTCGAGATCTACTGGCACGGCGGCAAGATCGTCGACGTCGACCCGCGCACGGTCGCGCACGACGGTCCGGTCTACGAGCGCCCGTACGCCCGTCCGGAGTGGCAGGACGCCCTCCAGGCCGACGACGCGAACAAGCTGCCCAGGCCGTCTTCGAGCGAGGAACTGAGGGATCAGGTCCTCAAGCTGGTCGCCTCCCCGAACCAGGCCTCCAAGTCCTGGATCACCTCCCAGTACGACCACTTCGTGCAGGGCAACACGGTTCTCGCCCAGCCCGAGGACTCCGGCATGATCCGCATCGACGCGGAGTCCGGGCTCGGCGTCGCCATCGCCACCGACGGCAACGGCCGGTACGCGAAGCTCGACCCGTACGCGGGCGCGCAGCTCGCCCTCTCCGAGGCGTACCGCAACGTGGCGACGACCGGTGCCAAGCCGCTCGCCGTTTCCGACTGCCTGAACTTCGGCTCGCCCGAGGACCCGGCCGTCATGTGGCAGTTCGCCGAGGCCATCCGCGGACTCGCCGACGCCTGCCAGCAGCTGGGCACCCCGGTGACCGGCGGCAACGTCTCGCTCTACAACCAGACGGGCGAGGTGGCCATCCACCCCACGCCGGTCGTGGCCGTGCTGGGCGTCATCGACGACGTCGCCCGCCGCACCCCCGTCGCCTTCCAGGAGGAGGGGCAGCTGCTCTACCTCCTCGGCGACACGCGTGAGGAGTTCGGCGGTTCGGCCTGGTCGCAGGTCGTGCACGACCACCTCGGCGGGCTGCCGCCGCAGGTCGACCTGGAGCGCGAGCGGCTGCTCGGCGAGATCCTCATCTCGGCCTCCCGCGACGGCATGATCGACGCCGCGCACGACCTGTCCGACGGCGGTCTGATCCAGGCCGTGGTGGAGTCGGCGCTGCTCGGCGGCAAGGGCGCGCGGCTGGTCGTTCCCGATGGTCTGGACGCTTTCACCTTCCTGTTCTCGGAGTCGGCGGGCCGTGCGGTCGTCGCCGTCCCGCGCTCGGAGGAGCTCCGGTTCAACGACATGTGCGGGGCGCGCGGGCTGCCCGTCACCCGTATCGGTGTCGTCGACGGCGATTCGGTGGAGGTGCAGGGCGAGTTCACGCTCCCGCTGGCCGAGCTGCGGAAGGCGCACGAGGAGACGATCCCGGCGCTGCTGGCCTGA
- a CDS encoding histone-like nucleoid-structuring protein Lsr2: MAQRVVVTLSDDIDGSEAAETIVFGLDGKSYEIDLNQANAKKLRKALAPYVEAGRKKAKSGKAYTHTALTPDPAAVRAWARSNKLEVPPRGRIPKKVYEAFAEAH; the protein is encoded by the coding sequence GTGGCGCAGCGTGTCGTGGTCACTCTCTCCGACGACATCGACGGCTCAGAAGCGGCGGAAACGATCGTCTTCGGACTGGATGGCAAGTCGTACGAGATCGACCTCAATCAAGCCAATGCGAAGAAACTGCGTAAGGCGCTGGCGCCCTACGTCGAGGCCGGCCGCAAGAAGGCGAAGTCCGGGAAGGCGTACACGCACACCGCGTTGACCCCCGATCCGGCCGCCGTCCGGGCCTGGGCCCGTTCCAACAAGCTGGAGGTTCCGCCGCGGGGCCGGATTCCGAAGAAGGTCTACGAGGCGTTCGCCGAGGCGCACTGA
- the purQ gene encoding phosphoribosylformylglycinamidine synthase subunit PurQ: MTARIGVVTFPGSLDDRDTQRAIKLAGAEPVALWHKDKDLKQVDAVVLPGGFSYGDYLRAGAISRFSPVMETVIEQAKSGMPVLGICNGFQILTEAHLLPGAMLGNNHLHFICRDQKLRVENADTAWTSDYEAGQEIHIPLKNMDGRYVADERTLDMLEAEGRVAFRYVVGGAAADGYGNPNGSLRDIAGITNEAGNVVGLMPHPEHAVEPLIGTGRTDGLPFFTSILKKLVNA, encoded by the coding sequence GTGACCGCTCGTATTGGCGTCGTCACTTTCCCGGGCAGCCTCGACGACCGGGACACCCAGCGCGCGATCAAGCTCGCCGGCGCCGAACCTGTCGCTCTCTGGCACAAGGACAAGGACCTCAAGCAGGTCGACGCCGTGGTGCTGCCCGGCGGATTCTCGTACGGCGACTATCTGCGCGCTGGCGCCATCTCGCGCTTCTCGCCGGTCATGGAGACCGTCATCGAGCAGGCGAAGTCGGGAATGCCGGTCCTCGGCATCTGCAACGGCTTCCAGATCCTCACCGAGGCCCACCTCCTCCCCGGCGCGATGCTCGGCAACAACCATCTGCACTTCATCTGCCGCGACCAGAAGCTGCGGGTGGAGAACGCGGACACCGCCTGGACCAGCGACTACGAGGCCGGCCAGGAGATCCACATCCCGCTGAAGAACATGGACGGGCGGTACGTCGCCGACGAGCGGACCCTCGACATGCTCGAGGCCGAGGGCCGGGTCGCCTTCCGGTACGTGGTCGGTGGCGCGGCCGCCGACGGGTACGGCAACCCGAACGGTTCGCTGCGCGACATCGCCGGCATCACCAACGAGGCCGGGAACGTCGTCGGTCTCATGCCGCACCCCGAGCACGCCGTCGAGCCGCTGATCGGTACGGGCCGTACCGACGGCCTCCCCTTCTTCACCTCGATCCTCAAGAAGCTGGTCAACGCATGA
- a CDS encoding ABC transporter permease — MSTVAPTTPAGRLRALARAETMLLTRNRGVIVTALFVPLALPFSAKPAADQMDLKSEGFTFGTVMLTAAIGFSLLFAVYSALVSVYVSRREELVLKRLRTGELSDPEILVGAALPAVCIGLAQSVLLAVGCMALLDAGAPRAPHLVVLGLSLGLILCAALAAVTAAFSRTVESAQVTVLPMLFVSMLGSGITIPLEALPDRAASVCELLPLSPAIRLLRAGWTGGLSMYDTLGAVCTGVAWIVIAVFAVRRWFRWEPRR, encoded by the coding sequence ATGAGCACCGTCGCGCCCACCACCCCGGCAGGGCGGCTGCGCGCCCTGGCGCGGGCCGAGACGATGCTGCTGACCCGCAACAGGGGAGTGATCGTCACAGCCCTGTTCGTCCCCCTGGCCCTGCCGTTCAGTGCGAAGCCGGCAGCCGACCAGATGGACCTCAAGTCCGAGGGATTCACCTTCGGCACGGTGATGCTCACGGCCGCGATCGGCTTCTCCCTGCTCTTCGCGGTGTATTCGGCCCTGGTCAGCGTCTATGTCTCACGCCGGGAGGAACTCGTCCTCAAGCGGCTGCGCACCGGCGAGCTCAGCGATCCCGAGATCCTCGTCGGCGCCGCGCTGCCCGCCGTCTGCATCGGCCTTGCCCAGTCCGTGCTCCTGGCTGTCGGCTGCATGGCGCTCCTCGACGCCGGCGCGCCCCGAGCGCCCCATCTCGTCGTCCTCGGCCTCTCGCTGGGTCTCATACTCTGCGCGGCTCTGGCGGCCGTCACAGCCGCCTTCAGCAGGACCGTGGAAAGTGCGCAGGTGACGGTGCTGCCCATGCTGTTCGTGTCCATGCTGGGCTCGGGCATCACGATCCCGCTGGAGGCTCTGCCCGACCGTGCCGCCTCGGTCTGCGAGTTGCTGCCGCTCTCCCCGGCGATCCGGCTGCTACGCGCGGGCTGGACCGGCGGCCTCTCGATGTACGACACCCTGGGCGCCGTCTGCACGGGCGTGGCCTGGATCGTGATCGCGGTGTTTGCTGTACGACGGTGGTTCCGGTGGGAGCCGAGGCGCTGA
- the purS gene encoding phosphoribosylformylglycinamidine synthase subunit PurS, with protein sequence MARVVVDVMLKPEILDPQGQAVQRALPRLGFEGVSDVRQGKRFELEVDGPVDDAALTRIRELAESFLANTVIEDFTVKVEDEKVEAGK encoded by the coding sequence GTGGCACGCGTCGTAGTCGACGTCATGCTCAAGCCGGAGATCCTCGACCCCCAGGGCCAGGCGGTGCAGCGTGCACTGCCGCGTCTCGGTTTCGAAGGTGTCTCCGACGTACGTCAGGGAAAGCGATTCGAACTCGAGGTGGACGGACCGGTGGACGACGCCGCGCTCACCCGCATCCGTGAACTTGCGGAATCCTTCCTCGCCAACACCGTGATCGAGGACTTCACCGTGAAGGTGGAGGACGAGAAGGTGGAGGCCGGAAAGTGA